A region from the Musa acuminata AAA Group cultivar baxijiao chromosome BXJ1-10, Cavendish_Baxijiao_AAA, whole genome shotgun sequence genome encodes:
- the LOC135595004 gene encoding uncharacterized protein LOC135595004, with protein sequence MEQPLLASPPNTVPNSRPPPAKSSNPNILVGLTIFLVVAAFSLLANYEAAKGFQIVVVNAALHTHAGRRFDLLFVSNDRATRLVVASSNLVQRILYPDDSFPRKPVDRVTLYMAGEDLDSTVAVRGGGSAGEFVVRMSPAVMEAADVKAAVAEAVQRGMARVWLWDGRGEAPRSLLDAMAEYVAMSSGMASPSIRPRNTSVSPLNASCWEDDDHVRLASFLNYCDAKHHGFVARLNRAMQEEWTEDTFNVTLGSSVPQICSAYLSAEQISSVSGAIHGTSRTMVGLRALGASIWIRGISVVSLVLAGVNIEKARVRTVWSELESLKVCEHIFLGILIASFLTGEE encoded by the exons ATGGAGCAGCCTCTCCTTGCTTCTCCTCCTAACACCGTCCCCAACTCTCGACCCCCTCCGGCCAAGTCCTCCAACCCTAACATTCTCGTCGGCCTCACCATATTCCTTGTCGTCGCGGCCTTCTCTCTGTTGGCGAACTACGAGGCCGCCAAGGGCTTTCAGATCGTCGTCGTCAATGCCGCCTTGCACACCCACGCAGGCCGGCGCTTCGACCTCCTGTTCGTCTCCAACGACCGCGCCACCAGACTCGTCGTCGCCTCCAGCAATCTCGTGCAGCGCATCCTTTACCCGGACGATTCGTTTCCCAGGAAGCCGGTGGACCGCGTGACACTTTACATGGCCGGCGAAGACCTCGACAGCACGGTTGCAGTCCGCGGAGGAGGCAGCGCGGGCGAGTTCGTCGTCCGGATGAGCCCGGCCGTGATGGAGGCAGCCGACGTCaaagcggccgtggctgaggcggtGCAACGGGGCATGGCGCGGGTCTGGCTATGGgatgggcgaggcgaggccccgaGATCGCTTCTTGACGCCATGGCAGAGTACGTTGCCATGTCCTCCGGCATGGCATCTCCTTCCATCAGGCCCCGCAACACCAGCGTATCACCGCTCAATGCTTCGTGCTGGGAGGACGACGACCACGTACGCCTGGCGAGCTTCTTGAATTACTGCGACGCGAAGCACCATGGATTTGTAGCGCGCTTGAACAGAGCCATGCAGGAGGAGTGGACCGAAGACACGTTCAACGTTACATTGGGCTCATCAGTTCCACAAATCTGCTCCGCCTATCTCTCGGCAGAACAAATATCTA GTGTCTCGGGAGCCATCCATGGCACATCAAGAACCATGGTGGGCCTCAGAGCTTTGGGTGCTTCCATTTGGATACGTGGCATCTCAGTTGTCTCTCTCGTCCTCGCCGGGGTGAACATCGAGAAGGCAAGGGTACGAACTGTGTGGTCTGAGCTTGAAAGCTTGAAAGTTTGTGAGCATATTTTCCTTGGGATTCTGATAGCGAGTTTTCTCACCGGAGAAGAATGA